A region from the Streptomyces tsukubensis genome encodes:
- a CDS encoding alpha/beta hydrolase yields MDRRRLLRSSALALAATGLLLSGCTGGGSSSSASATPTKGGSGQGARSAPTAELKPYYTQKLSWRKCGTSGFECATLKAPLDYAKPGGDSVELAVARKKATGPGSRLGSLHVNPGGPGGSAVDFLQSYAGIGYPAPVRARYDMVAMDPRGVARSEPVECLDGKGMDAYTRVDQTPDDQRDEAELLAALKDFAAGCEKKSGTVLPHVSTVNAARDMDVFRAVLGDAKLSYVGASYGTFLGATYAELFPARTGRLVLDGAMDPSLSARQLNRDQTEGFQTAFRAFATDCVKRKDCPLGRTSAEDAGARLKAFFTRVDGKPVATGESRELTESLATTGVLAAMYDEAAWPQLRVALTDAMAGRGAGLLTLADAYYERETDGTYSNLMFANAAVNCLDAPPAFPDEREVRAALPDFEEVSPAFGRNFAWAALNCAYWPTPATGTPHRIEAKGAAPILVVGTTRDPATPYKWSRSLASQLSSGRLLTYDGDGHTAYGRGSDCIDTAINTYLIEGTPPQDGKRCR; encoded by the coding sequence ATGGACCGACGCCGTTTGCTCCGCAGTTCCGCTCTCGCGCTGGCAGCCACGGGCCTGCTGCTCTCCGGCTGCACCGGCGGGGGCTCCTCGTCCAGTGCCTCGGCAACGCCCACGAAGGGCGGTTCGGGCCAGGGCGCGCGGTCCGCTCCCACGGCGGAGCTGAAGCCGTACTACACGCAGAAACTGTCGTGGCGGAAGTGCGGCACCTCGGGCTTCGAGTGCGCCACCCTCAAGGCACCCCTGGACTACGCGAAGCCCGGCGGTGACTCCGTCGAGCTGGCGGTGGCCCGCAAGAAGGCGACCGGTCCCGGGTCGCGGCTGGGTTCCCTGCACGTCAATCCGGGCGGACCGGGCGGTTCCGCGGTCGACTTCCTCCAGTCGTACGCGGGCATCGGCTACCCCGCGCCCGTCCGCGCCCGCTACGACATGGTGGCCATGGATCCGCGGGGCGTGGCCCGCAGCGAGCCCGTCGAATGCCTCGACGGCAAGGGCATGGACGCGTACACCCGGGTCGACCAGACCCCGGACGACCAGCGCGACGAGGCCGAGCTGCTCGCGGCACTGAAGGACTTCGCGGCGGGCTGCGAGAAGAAGTCCGGCACGGTCCTGCCGCATGTGTCCACCGTGAACGCGGCCCGTGACATGGACGTCTTCCGGGCCGTCCTCGGCGATGCGAAGCTGTCGTACGTCGGCGCTTCGTACGGCACCTTCCTGGGCGCGACGTACGCGGAGCTGTTCCCCGCACGGACGGGCCGGCTGGTGCTCGACGGGGCGATGGACCCCTCGCTCTCGGCGCGGCAGCTCAACCGGGACCAGACGGAGGGCTTCCAGACGGCGTTCCGGGCCTTCGCCACGGACTGCGTCAAGCGGAAGGACTGCCCCCTGGGCCGTACCTCCGCCGAGGACGCCGGGGCCCGCCTCAAGGCGTTCTTCACCCGCGTGGACGGAAAGCCGGTGGCGACGGGAGAGAGCCGGGAGCTCACCGAATCGCTGGCGACGACGGGCGTCCTGGCCGCGATGTACGACGAGGCGGCCTGGCCCCAGCTCAGGGTCGCCCTCACCGACGCGATGGCCGGCCGGGGCGCGGGTCTGCTGACGCTCGCCGACGCCTACTACGAACGCGAAACGGACGGCACGTACTCGAACCTGATGTTCGCCAACGCGGCCGTGAACTGCCTCGACGCCCCGCCCGCCTTCCCGGACGAGCGCGAGGTCCGGGCGGCGCTGCCCGATTTCGAGGAGGTGTCACCGGCCTTCGGCCGCAACTTCGCGTGGGCGGCCCTGAACTGCGCGTACTGGCCCACCCCCGCCACCGGCACCCCCCACCGCATCGAGGCGAAGGGCGCGGCCCCGATCCTGGTCGTCGGCACCACCCGCGACCCGGCGACCCCCTACAAGTGGTCCCGCTCCCTCGCGTCCCAGCTCTCCTCGGGCCGGCTGCTCACCTACGACGGCGACGGCCACACGGCGTACGGCCGCGGCAGCGACTGCATCGACACCGCGATCAACACCTACCTCATCGAGGGCACACCCCCGCAGGACGGCAAGCGCTGCCGCTGA
- a CDS encoding tyrosine-type recombinase/integrase — MKGSTHRRCYCRDPHTGKPLGKKCPKLSSRKHGSYSIRQELPPREDGTRRSFSRAGYDTLKAAQADLDHVRALLGLTDTDDPEGMTLIAAMLEEIGDEKAPLPDVEETRRRLNAGQDLVGSLTVAEWLDRWLAGKRIRKSGISRYETDIRIHLKPHIGHRRLDRLRVSHLSDMFTAITDTNTELLEQNAQRRAAVDELATIPWKGAEHRAHRKTLKSAIDTMPPFRRVTGPATRQHVKATLRAALNDAIGQQIITFNPAAHVEIDPARKPKALVWTDERVAVWEQTGEKPSPVMVWTPAQTGAFLDSVAEDRLYAMWHLIAFRGLRRGEACGQPWSETNLDTHSLTVSSQLVHDGWAVETSEPKTDSGFRVIALDDDTVNVLKEHRERQNADREEWGTAWVETGMVFTQEDGTWLHPGKVTDLFERLVAASGLPPIRLHDLRHGAATLMLAAGIDVKIVSDTLGHSDTRITRDIYQSVLPHVGKNAAEATAKLVPLQRKAEAAEARKAAKRASSKAKAEARAKKKGKRKKSKK, encoded by the coding sequence TTGAAGGGCTCCACGCACCGCCGCTGCTACTGCCGCGACCCCCACACCGGCAAACCGCTCGGCAAGAAGTGCCCCAAACTGTCCAGCCGCAAGCACGGCTCCTACTCCATCCGCCAGGAACTACCGCCCCGCGAAGACGGCACCCGCCGCTCCTTCAGCCGCGCCGGCTACGACACCCTCAAAGCCGCCCAGGCCGACCTCGACCACGTCCGCGCCCTCCTCGGCCTCACCGACACAGACGACCCGGAGGGCATGACGCTGATCGCGGCCATGCTGGAGGAGATAGGCGACGAAAAGGCACCCCTCCCTGACGTGGAGGAGACGCGTCGGCGACTCAACGCGGGCCAGGACCTCGTCGGCAGCCTCACCGTCGCGGAATGGCTGGACCGGTGGCTCGCGGGCAAGCGCATACGGAAGTCCGGTATCAGCCGGTACGAGACCGACATCCGCATCCACCTCAAACCGCACATCGGCCACCGCCGCCTCGACCGGCTGCGCGTAAGCCACCTCAGCGACATGTTCACCGCCATCACCGACACCAATACCGAGCTCCTCGAACAGAACGCCCAACGACGCGCCGCCGTCGACGAACTCGCGACCATCCCGTGGAAGGGCGCGGAGCACCGGGCCCACCGCAAGACATTGAAGTCCGCGATCGACACGATGCCGCCCTTCCGCCGTGTCACCGGCCCCGCCACCCGCCAGCACGTCAAAGCCACCCTCCGCGCCGCCCTCAACGACGCCATCGGCCAGCAGATCATCACCTTCAACCCCGCCGCCCACGTCGAGATCGACCCCGCACGCAAGCCCAAGGCCCTCGTCTGGACGGACGAGCGCGTCGCCGTCTGGGAGCAGACGGGCGAGAAGCCGTCCCCCGTCATGGTCTGGACACCGGCGCAGACGGGCGCGTTCCTCGACTCCGTCGCTGAGGACCGGCTGTACGCCATGTGGCACCTCATCGCCTTCCGTGGCCTGCGACGGGGCGAGGCATGCGGCCAGCCCTGGTCGGAAACCAACCTCGACACCCACTCCCTCACCGTGTCTTCGCAGCTCGTCCACGACGGCTGGGCCGTCGAGACCTCCGAACCCAAAACGGACAGCGGCTTCCGTGTCATCGCGCTCGACGACGACACGGTCAACGTGCTCAAGGAACACCGCGAACGTCAGAACGCGGACCGCGAGGAGTGGGGAACGGCCTGGGTCGAGACCGGCATGGTCTTCACCCAGGAAGACGGCACCTGGCTTCACCCCGGCAAGGTCACCGACCTCTTCGAACGCCTCGTCGCCGCCTCCGGCCTCCCGCCGATCCGGCTGCACGACCTCCGCCACGGCGCGGCCACCCTCATGCTCGCGGCCGGCATCGACGTCAAGATCGTCTCCGACACCCTCGGCCACAGCGACACCCGGATCACGCGCGACATCTACCAGAGCGTCCTTCCTCACGTCGGCAAGAACGCAGCCGAGGCCACCGCCAAGCTGGTCCCGCTTCAGCGGAAGGCCGAGGCGGCAGAGGCCCGCAAGGCTGCCAAGAGGGCTTCGTCCAAGGCGAAAGCCGAGGCCAGGGCCAAGAAGAAGGGCAAGCGGAAGAAGTCCAAGAAGTAG
- a CDS encoding helix-turn-helix domain-containing protein — protein MTQHDFDDEEDDFPEWVDRIKATVAGEVRRRRRRRGWSAQDLADRCEGLGHPIPRNVIANMESGRRATLPLVDVMILAAALETYPVCLIFPVGYIEETQELPFQELVPTWDALRRFTGEEDVFENDPGMVPEFEHHTLLIRTALAALDEEKQARFDTRTAASRAQRENAERQRAEYADRAIAAKSELRKLRREIREEDATPPDLPPALHDVDPPDTDTDPTEETA, from the coding sequence ACTTTCCGGAGTGGGTGGACCGGATCAAGGCCACCGTGGCTGGCGAGGTCCGGCGCAGAAGGAGGAGGAGGGGATGGAGCGCACAGGACCTGGCCGACCGCTGCGAGGGGCTGGGGCACCCGATCCCGCGCAACGTGATCGCCAACATGGAATCCGGCCGCCGCGCCACCCTGCCCCTGGTGGACGTCATGATCCTGGCCGCCGCCCTGGAGACCTACCCGGTCTGCCTGATCTTCCCCGTCGGCTACATCGAGGAGACCCAGGAACTCCCCTTCCAGGAACTCGTCCCCACCTGGGACGCACTGCGCCGCTTCACCGGCGAGGAAGACGTCTTCGAGAACGACCCCGGAATGGTGCCCGAGTTCGAGCACCACACCCTCCTCATCCGCACCGCACTCGCCGCACTCGACGAGGAGAAGCAGGCCCGGTTCGACACCAGAACCGCCGCCTCCCGCGCCCAGCGGGAGAACGCCGAACGCCAGCGGGCCGAGTACGCCGACCGCGCCATCGCGGCCAAGAGCGAGCTCCGCAAACTCCGGCGCGAGATCCGCGAGGAAGACGCCACCCCGCCTGACCTCCCACCTGCACTCCACGACGTCGACCCACCCGACACCGACACCGACCCCACGGAGGAAACCGCTTGA